The Gossypium arboreum isolate Shixiya-1 chromosome 6, ASM2569848v2, whole genome shotgun sequence DNA window ATCGACAACTGGCGTCGGACTTGGTTACGGCATAGCCATTGCCGTTAGCATCCTTGTACTAATCTCCACGATCATGCTCGCTTCCTACGCTTGCGTGAGAGTTAAAGCTAGTGGAAGCGGCAATCGAAGTCGCCGGAATAGCAACGGCGGCAATAGCAACGGCACGAATCGCGGCATTACCGAGGACGACTCAATGGAAGTTGCTACGGTGGTGGTAGGTCTCGACGGTCCGATCATCGAGTTGTATCCGAAGATTATCGTCGGCGAGAGTCGCCGGCTGCCAAAGCCCAATAATGGGCCGTGTTGCATTTGTTTGACGGAATATCAGCC harbors:
- the LOC108485814 gene encoding putative RING-H2 finger protein ATL69, with product MSTADPPVSTTGVGLGYGIAIAVSILVLISTIMLASYACVRVKASGSGNRSRRNSNGGNSNGTNRGITEDDSMEVATVVVGLDGPIIELYPKIIVGESRRLPKPNNGPCCICLTEYQPKDQIRCIPDCQHCFHVDCIDEWLRMNATCPLCRNSPAPSQGPTPSTTPLSALVPLAFNSR